The genomic window ggcgcggggcttGGAGCCAGGGAGGAGGAAGGCGGGGACACGCGTACGACTGCGAGCAGAATCAACACACTCATAAtctctttcctcctccattccACATGCAACACAACAAAGGGAGACAGCGGCGGCTGCACATCACTCCGGCGCACGACGGGGCTGCAGATCAGGGCGGGAGTGGATGAATCCGGAGGATGGCTTGCCGAAGGCGGCGTACCTAGCGATGGACAACAATAGTAGCATCAATCTACACAATGATGAACAAGACAGGTGAGAGGGGAGGATGAGCAGAGGGAGAGAAGAGGAGTGGCACAGGGAGGCTGGGAAGAAAGCTGACGGCCCTCGTAGGCGCTCGTTGGAGGTATGGGAGAAGCAGCATGGAGTGTGAGGAATGGGTGAAGGAGAGAGTGCGGTGTGCGAGCGAAGAGAAAAGGAAGAAAGACGTGCAGGCGTCTTCACCCTTACTCACTCCGTCCCGGTTTAATAGGCCTAAGAGCATCACAAACATGTCATTTTCTTTTAAGGCCATGCTTTGGAAACCtacatgcatgcaaccatttcattggctGTAGCAATACGCATTGTTGCTAGTCTCATGGCTGAATATTTTTCATTGGTTGCATGTGAGAGTTGACATATGAGAGTGTGCAATAGAAGTAAAACGAAAGGATCAACATCAATAAATGGTCTAAGAGAAGTGGTCTCTAGAcctaataaacccagacggagggagtagctgggATGAAGTGGCGATTCGCATGCGCCAAGATGCCCCTGTCACCGTCTCGCCACCCCACTATGCTCCCtagtactagggaaaagcctagcagtaacGCGGGTAAAAATGCTATCAGTAGcatgggtacccgcgctactgataaggcgctacagctaatgcttagccgTAGCGCCTGtaggccgcgctactactatcctgcatagcagtagcgcttttccatCTCTCGGTGCTACTACTACATCTACCTAGCAGCAACGTGTTTGGTGCAAACCGCTCTACTAGTAGACCTCCCTAGCCGTAGCGCCTTTTTGTCTACCCACGCTACTGGTAaagttttctatttttttagtgTATATTGCCGTTGTATTTGTACTGATTTTATATAGTGTCTTGTCATATAATTTTATaatcatgatgagttattatttCAGTGGATGAAAGAGACATGGATTACATTAAAGTGGAGACAACATGGTGCATATctaaagtactactaatccaaacttgatcaccAAGTGGAGGCAACAGGAGCAGGCCTACCTCGAGCAATGGCGGAAGCGAAGGCTGGCCGAGGAGCGCCATGAGGGCGAGTACCTCGAGCAGCTGGAGCGCGACGCGGAGGAGCAGCGCTGCGAGGCGTAGGAGGAGGAGCCCCTTGCCCGCGGTGCGTCAGCCCAACCGGCAGAGGTAAAGACTGCTGCGGAGGACGTCGCCAGAGCCTGGTCGATGATGTTCCCTTTGGCTGGCCCGACACCTAGGGCAGCGTGCCTCCTAGTAGTTTTAAGTtttatttaatattttaattaacaTAAAAGTGGACTCGTGGACTCTGGCTGACCTTTGTGGCCGGCACTAATGTCtaatgaaagtttttatttttcaaaaTGTTTGCGGTGATTTTTTTCGCGTCACCTAAAAAGTGGGTCGGGCCAGCGTTGGCGCAAGCATCGACCCAAACACGAAAGCGGACATGAATGTCTGCCGGGCCAACCCAAGGGACAAATCACCATCTGTTTGGATCAGcatgttggagttgctcttacatgacttgtactttaatctttatgaCATGAATGATACACATGCGTTCCCTCCTTTAATTGGCCTTACCTGATTTTCATTAATGGGCCCGCCTCACTTAACTAAAACTCAACCAATCAAATTCTAACCACCCCGTAAATCCCCGGTAATAGTCCGTGTCAGGGCCGGTCCTGGGGCAGGGCGAACGTGGCGGCCACCCCGGGCCCTGAAAGTCAGGGGGCCCTCCCAGGTATATGTACGTTAGTACATCCAGGCATACAAGTCTTCAAGTGAAAAGGACAATTGAAGCCGATCTCAGCGCCTCGCTTTGCCTCTGGTATCATGGGAGCATATGTAAGGGTTGGTATCATGTGATATTTTCTCATCGTGTGCTAGTCTAGGAAACTAAAATATATATAATGGGTCTGGCCCATGTTTAGACATACGTGGAGACTGGAGAGAAAAAGGAATCTTCAATTCACGAATCACTACTATTTCCTGTAACTTCGGATCTGTCGTCCCCTGCCCTTTTGCCTGTTCCGTTATTCCTGTACGTCTAACCCTCTTCGACTCTGCCTCCTCACGAACGACGCGGCCACTGTGGCAGGTACGTCTCGTCGCGCCCTCTTCCCTGGCATGTTCTTCTTCCTGTTTATTTTCTTTCTTATCCAGAGTCCCAACTTATCAATCGATCGAACATGTAACAGGGAATTCTTGTTAGGGCGCTCGAATCATTGCGCGCATGTAGTCAGATTAGATTACAGAGAGAAGGTACTATACTATGCCCTAGCAGATTGCCAATACATTAGATGATCTTCTATATTAGATCTAATATTTTAATTAGCTTTGCGCTAATTCTATAAGCTAATTTGTTCCTTTTAATTTCAGCAAGGGTCATGTCGAGTTCGGCTACAAAGAAAGGAAGAAGGAGGCAGATGAGGAGATAAAACAATTGTGATGATCTCTTTTTAAATATTATAAGAGCGATACAAGCACTCCAAAAAATCCACACGAGTTGACGATGGTTCTTGCGGGTGACAAAACTAATGGCAATTAGGAAGGCGATGGTCATACTCCTGTAAAAGGCAATGTTGACTTCAACATGGACGATAGCACTGTGAGTGACCATGAGCCCATATTGCATATTGGATTTTCTTTACTAAGCCTGCTATAGTAGCATCAGCTGAAATAAATTTATTCAAAGTTGAGATTATTGAAGAACTACCTGAGATCTACAATATCGCAAGAGAGGTTAAATAGCCATTCAACTTTATGCATTGAGAAAAAAATTGCGTGACGAAATTGATATTGATGCTATTATTGGCGATGTTAGGAGAATTTTTTGAAGGTAATATGTAATACATTATGTGATATGCACAATCATTTGGATGCACTTAATTATTTTCTTTGATACAAATTGTATTCACATATGATGATTATCAACTAGACATTTATATTAAGGGCCCCGAAAGTCACAGGATTGTAGTTTCGCCCGGGGccccgaaatctcaggaccggccctggccCATGTGTGCCATTACTCATATACGGCCTATTACTTAGTAGTAGTATAGATCAACGTTTTGGCTACCGAATCCCAACAAAATTCCGAGGGTGGGCGAGAAACGCGGATACCGTGGTTACCGCAAAATTCCGAGGAAAACCGCTCGAATTTTTGAAACATAATTTGAATAAAATTTCTGAGCTCGGAATATATAAGGTCGGAGCTCAAGGAGTTCACAAAGTCGATGTTGATGCAGTGGCAGGTTCTCCCCGTCCGTCTTCAACGTGTGTGAGGTCGCGTGTTCGATTCTCCTACTACAGACAGCTTCTTGATTTAAAGGAGTTTCTTCCGTACTTGACATTACTGTAGCCGTTCAAATTCAAAAAATTCGAATTTTTTTGCTCGATACGCAGCTTTCTCGTGTGGTAGCGAGAAATGCGGGTACCGAGCGGTAACCGAATTTTTCGCCCGGTACCCAAAACCATGGTATAGATACAATAATGCTCGTCTCCTTGCGCCCCGGCAGAGGGCCGACGCCCTCGGCGTCGCCGCCGGCCAGGAACCGCTCTGGCAGGAACTCGTCCGGGTCCTTCCACGCCTTCCTGTCCCTTCCCATGTCCCCCAGGAGGAAAAGCACAGTCACGGCGCTGGTTGTACCTCCCCCCACGAGTGTCGCAGCGGCAGCCGCGTCGGCCTGGACGTGGCGCAGGGCCACCGGTGCCGGCGGGTGCATGCGGAGGCTCTCAAGGATCACGGCGTGCAGGTACGGCATGCCACGGATCAGCTGGCTCCTATCAGCGGCCTCGCCGTCGACCTCATGGCGGAGCTTTTTCTGGACCTCCGGCTGGACTACGAGGTGAGCGAGAGTCCATTCGAGGCACACCACCAACGATCCTGAGCCCGCGCCGAGGAACTCCAACACGAGGTCCACTATCTCGTCGTCGCTAAGAGCCCGCCGGCCGCCGTGCTTGTCGTCGGGGACGCGGAGTTGTATGAGTGTGTCGACGTACGGACGACACAGGTCGTCGTCGTGTGGTCGTCGCCGCCGTGCCGCGATGAGAGGGAGGCACAGCTCGGTGATCCGGGCATGAAAGGCCAAGAGTTGGCGCTGGTACCTCCACTCCGCGAGCTTGGCTAGCATGGAGGGGCCAGAAAAGGGGTTGACCTCTCCGATGGCGACCTGTAAGCCATGTACCTGGGAGCAAACGGCACGCACATGGCACTCGTCGACTCCGTCCCCAAAGCACAGGCGCGCGATGACCCGGAAGACGGCGGCCCGGAGGTTGTCCCGGAGGCCTGCCCCGGCGCCGGTGGACTGCAGGGCGGCGACGAGGTCCTGGATGGCCTCTCGCTGCAGCGGCGCGATGTGCCCAAGCCCGAGGCGCGACGGGTGGAGGGTCTCGGCGGTGATGTTGCACCGAAGAGCACGCCAGTGCGGGCCGTGGGGCACCGTGCTTATGTTCTCATTGCGTTGGCCACCGCGCCTCTTGGCCAGCTCCACGAAAAAGGGCAGCACCGGGCGGTTCGagaaggcgtcggcgtcgtcgaCGAGCAAGCGGTGGGCGACGGCAGGGTCGCTGATCTTGTGGAGGACGACCGGAGCTGGAGGTGCAGGGGCACGCCGGCTGCTACGACGGATCAAAACAGACAAGCCCAAGACAAAGACGGCAAGGAGCACAAGGAGCTCCATTAATGGTTTaggccgggtagtgtgtgtgcgcCACTGCATCACTGCTCGTGTGTGTCTACACGTCTAGCTTTATATATGTAGATAGAGgctaattttttaaaaataatacattttttattaatttttagaAATAATATGCCTGATATGTTTGAAAAATAATACGGCATCATCTTCCTGGAGGACGACTGGTCCTAATGGTCTTCCTGGAGGACGATTAgtgtccagtcggctcacagctgGCCGAGCCTCCAGTCGTCCTTCAGGAAGACGATTAGCTCCAGTCGTCCACCAAGAAGATGATTAGTTCCAGTCGTCCTCCTTGTAGATGATTAGTTCCTGGCCTAGACTTTTTCATAACCGTGTTCCCGGGAACCCTTTGCTGCCATCTTCTCTCCCGCCAAACTTGTCTTTCCCGCCCAAACTGCCTTTCCCGCCATCTTCTTTCCCGCGAATCTTGCTGTTCCCGCCATTGTCTTTCCCACTAACCCTTATGTTCCCGCCAACTTTTTTCCCGCCACCCCTTATGTTCCCGCCATCTTCTTTCCCACCATATTTCTCTTCTCGActtataacccccccccccctccaacccCCATACAGAAAGGTTTGGTAAGCAGTGCATTGTAGTCTCGTCAAGATGTCCCATCCTCATTATCCTTTGGATCATAGTTTCCACCCAAGTATGTCGCAATGTCTTCTGAGGTTAGCCAGCAATTTCAAGATAGAAAAAAGTTCAGGCCATAAACTAATCATCTTCCTGGTGGACGACTGGAACCAATCATCTTCCTGGTGGACGACTGGAGCCAATCATCTTCCTAGAGGGCGACTGGAGGCCCACCTTAGCCGACTGGACACTAATCGTCCTCCAGGAAGACGATTAGGTCCAGTCGTCCTCTAGGAAGACAATTAGGTCCAGTTGTCCTCCAGAAAAACGATTAGGTCCAGTCATCCTTCAGGAAGATGATGTCgtattatttttcaaaaaaatcaaaatggcgtattatttctgaaaattaataaaaaaatctattatttaaaaaaatagctaGATAGAGGACGGCCTCGCTAGCTACGGTAGTACGTGCAACTAACGTTACTAGTGACATTTGATGCACATATCACCATCATCACCTAATTAATTTTGATTCGGGTGACCACCTGCAcctttttcttcagaaaaatataTAGAGCAATAGGTGAAAATCTTTGCATCATACACTTCAAATGTTGACTATAGAAAGGACATATATGAACCATGTATAACAAATAACATCCATTAAGTTTGAAAAGAAAATCTTGAAGAGCTTGGATCTGTAAACATTACAAAATTATAAGCAAGACTAATGTTTTGAATTGACGCATTTGATTTGCAAGAGGGCTACCTCACTACTTTATATCGTTGGGCCGTGCATCATCATTTGTGCTTTATAAAGCAGGGTAAGAGCATGTTTCAAGAGAATGGATACATTTGATATCATGCTTAGATTACATACAAGTGGGTTGATATAAAAATTCTATATGAACAAGAAAAACTAGCTACACTGTACAAGGAAGCTTCATAGGTCCATACCAGAGATCCTTCAGGATGTCCTGTATTAAGCAGCCCTAATACGCTAAATTAATACAAAGTACAAATATAATAAAAGGCATCAGAAACATATCTATATAAAGTGTCTCGGGTATACAGACCTATGCAGCTTCCTTGTGTGGTGTAGCTATTTTTTTTGTTTATATAGGATTATTATATCGACCCACTTGTATGCAATTTAAGCATGATATCGAATGCTTCCATTCAACATTAGTCTAACTATATTTAGCATTTATTATATTTTGTAATGTTAGTGGTGCAAGCTCTTCAgatagtttttttttcaaaattgatttatattatttttatacATGGTTCATATATATCGTTTCTAGCTGACATTTGAAGTGTGTGATATATCTTGCAAAGATTTTTACTGATTGCTCTATATATAGTTCTGAAAAAAAACAATATTGCCTTCTTTCTCGGTTTGATGATCATTTAGTCTATTAATAAAATGTTTGTGTACTCTGACCATCATCTCAATGGCTTAAGACATCTTATGCAATTATTTTAGTTATTCTACTAAATGATAATAAGCAAAACAAAATGGAAGTTCATATGAAGATTTATGTTTGGCTCATGTTAATTTTGTGAATATTATCATTGTCATAATTATAATTTTGCCCGTGCGAACAACTACCAAACATAACCCAACTTAGAAGTAGACAAACCACGTTATAGAATCCACACCAATGTAGATTTTCCAGAAATTGAGTTCATCGCCACGATTGCTCCATCCAGCAATGGAGTAGCAGCCCAAGTTATTATGGCTAAGATTTGCATACAATGTTGCAACCTTAACTAGGGACTTCCTACGAACTCCAACCGTGAATTTATGTAATTGATATATCTTAACCCTACAATTTACATTACCAACCAAATCCAACCTACATGTAACAAAGACCCAGACTATCATTAGAAAACCGTGACAAGCAGTACTATGTAGGACAGGGGCACGGGAGTTACGTTGAGGCCCTCTTTGAGATCGTCGGTCTCAAGCACATCTCTATTCTCTCTACCGAAGCACCTCTCTATTCTCTCTCCTAATCTCTCAAGTATCTCTCAAACCACCATTTCTCTCTTACAATTATTTTACCAGGTTGCCACTTCAATCTCTCACGCTCTTGCGCAATCGCTCACTTATCTCTTTCAAACTCTCGTGTCTCGCTCTCATGCATATTATAACCACCCGAATCTAATATAAAACCTTTTGCATGTGATGAGAGAAAAAGACAACCTAGCCGCCAGCCTTCCTCTCCTGATTCATTTTTCTTCCTCCCATCTGAAGTTCTCTCTATTTGCAGGCATGTGCCCGCCAGCGTGTGTACGCCTGTGTTCTGGGCGTTAGGTTCTCCAGGGGTGATCTTCTTTGGGTAGCAAAAGTACTTGGAAGCATGCGGGCACATGTGTTTTCGGGAGGATGTCACACGGCTTAGCAAACCGAGAGTGGTCTGTGATTAAATCGATCTATATATGTACTTGGCCACATATACGTCTGTGTGTGGCTTGGCGGAATCCATCAATCAGCTACCTAGCTAGCCCATGAAAGGGTCTATCAGCGAGgttagggcatttctaaccgatccccaaTAAGGCCGTAAGGGAGGATAAATTTGGTTATCCTCCCTTATGGCACACTTAGCTGATCCCCTAACTAATAGGTATAGTGCATTTAAAATTATCCTCTACCCCccaatatcccccccccccccctccccctccgaATCTCCCTAAATATGCTCACTCCCACCGCGGCTGAGTAAAAGTGGCGCCTCTCCTCCCATCCCTCTCGCCGTCCTGTCTTTTGCCATCGCAGCCACCACGCCCCATCGCCACCCAGGGCCGACTGCACAGGGCCCCCAAATTCCAGGGGCCCTCGATCTTGGGCCAATGTCCTGTTTattatttttttttctttgggctccTTTTTCATTCGTAGCACAAAATTGGGCCCGGACAGCTAGTCCCTGGCTCTCCCGAACTGGGCCTGCTCCTCAACCTGTCGATGGATCGATGGATCTCGATCGTGAAAGGATTTCCCAAGGCAGCACCGCCGACACCTAAAAAAAAGGCAGCACCGCCACAAGGAGACGAAGGCTAGCGTGGTTGCCTCGAATGATCCCTTGGTCTCTTGCCAACATGAAGAATTGCGTCCATGATTCTGTTGGTCGTTGGGGACTCGGCAAGTCACGAATCGCACTGCACAAGTAGAAGCAGCGGGTGGCCAAGGCAAAGGTGATGGCATCACCGATATGTCTATTAGGTTTTCTCGAACTGAATTCCTGTTTAAATTAGACTACTTGTTCTATTGAATTACAAATTAGTAAGTAGTTGTGCATAAGAATCAGTTTTCATCAATCAAATTGTTCAGGGATGATATATAGTAAGCTTCAAGCTATCACACACCAAGATTTCCCAAATAGTTGTTCGTCAAAAATTCAGGTTTAGtctttttttttatttcttgaTAAGCCTATAATTTGTGCAGTGTTTGAATTTGTTCGTATTTGTTTATATAAAAAATGCAAGTACCTAGAAATTTTAGGGGCCCAATTGGCATTTCGCACCAGAACCCCGAATTTCTGGAGACGGCCCTGCCGCCGCCACTGATGACCGTCCCTCCAGACGGAATGGACCAAAAGGCTGAAATTCACTTGAATTAAATTAGATATTTGATTTAAAAAATAATATTATAATTCCTGTGTGCTACTGAAATTGCTGAAATATTTAGTCCGAAAGGTAAATATTTTAGTGTGCACTGAAATTATTGAAATTCAGTGAATTTCGTCGAAATCTCACTGAAAATGAAAACCATCGCCTCAACTACCGTGCGTGTCCGTGTCCACCATTGTATTGCGTGTGGAGGTTTTCCGATGATAGGGATAACCCAGTAAATTAATTCTTAGAGAGAGACATGAGAGCTTGAGAGAGACATGAGAGAGACAACACAAGAGATTGAGACAAGACGATCTCAAAGAGGGCCTCCACTACCATGCCCCTATCCACTATGGTACTGCATCTAGAGGTATAGGTTGGGTCTCTGTTACGTGTAAGTTGGATCAGGTTGGCTCTTTTTTCATCGCAAGAGTAGCGTAGATTTTAGGGTTAAGATAAAAATTACATGAGAAAGTGTTTAAACCATCCGGCTAATATCGTGAGAAATCTTCCGCATCCCACACGGGCTACGCGTCCAGGCCCAGGCATGCCCATCACATTCTCCCTTATCTCTAAGTGGCCACGGGAGAGCCACTCATTTGTGTTGGTTTTGATCTGACGGCTTAAACAGGCCAGTTAGATCTATTAGTCTaacagaaaaaaaaagataaaTGGATAACGATAAGTGAAGGGGTCCACGTACCAACGTACGTGAGCCTCGATCAGAACTAACGCGCCCTGATTGGGGGCGCCCAAAAACCAACTCAGGTTTTGGGTCCCCTGTCGCCAGCGCCATATTAAAAGGGATACGGGAGAGAGCTGGGCACCTGCGAGATCACAATTCACGTAAGGTTTACTCTCCTCCCGATATTCTCTCACCCCATCCGATCAAGGGGAGTGCTGCAGCGACGGGAAGACCtaagccagccgccgccgctgtcccTGGGCAGTGCCGGTGGCGTCCTGAAGGAATCAGGACGTCGAGGAGAACATCTACTTCGACTACATCACCCCTGCATCACGCCTGCACCGAGCAGGCGATCATGTCCACTCCCGTGACATGTAAACAAACCCTAAACCCTTCTCTGTTCATGTTGTGAGGTGATCTAGGTGCAATCTGTTCCTGCTAATGGCATCCCAGAGATGCATAATTATTCCAACAATGGTATCAGTCGCCAGATATGATTGCTTTTAGATCCCTATATCATGTTCAGTAAACCAATCTCAAGTTTATGCCCTCTGTAGATCAAGTTTGATTGCTACTGTTTTCTAATGTTGATGTCAAttgcccactgttgatgatgttTTAATTCCAATTTGCTACGGATCAGTAGTGCCACCTAAGTTCATCAATTCTAATTAATCTAAGTTAAGATCTTATGCTCACCTTCATGTTAAGTTGATTAAAATTGATCATGCTTAAGTACTGTTTCCGTATGCATTAGCAAAATATTAGGCAGAGGGATACACGCAAGTCAACTGTAGCACCCCCTCATGTTTAAGAACCCTAGAATTCATCCCCAATTCGCAAGAACCCTAATTCTGAAATTAGGATTGCTTTTTCCCCACATCAAGCAACTAATGAACACGAATTGGAGAAGCAATGAGGAGAATCCTCACCTAATGCGCCGCGTCGACGTCTATCCCCTTCGGGGCCCGCATGGCCGACACCATGCGAGGACGCCGATGCCGCGACGCCGCCGTCCCTCGGGTCGGCGCGCGGAACGCCACGCCGCTCCCTCCCAACGGAGAGACCGTGCGGTAGGACGCCGTGGGCCGCCGTGCCTCGACGTCGCCGTTCAGCAGGCCGCTGGCCCGCCGGGGTGCTCCTCCCCGCCCCGCTTGGACACGACCCGGGCTGCCATGCTCGACGGGAGAGCGCGCGGACTTAGTCCTGCGCCCGCTCCTCCGGCGAGCACCGCCGCCGCGTCGGTATGGACTGGGGTGGCCGGCGTtctcgtcgccgccgtcgacctcgaAATGGAGCCAGCGGGATCGGGAATCAGatgcggggagagggggaaacgacctAGGGTTAGCCCAGGTCAGCTGTTTTTGCTCCGGCCGCAAGCCGCGCGAGCCGTCAGATTCGATCGGACGGCTCACAGTGTCGCGGAGCTATGACCCGGGCCGGCGGGCGTTAATGGGCCATTTTTGGCCACGGGCTTCAGCCCAAGTTGCCTTAGCCCAGCGCGTTTTTTTTACGGTTTTTCGCTGCTGGGTTTTGGGCCGCTGTATAACCGTGGGTATTTTGGGCCATCGCGTTTTTCTGTGATTTCCAGTGCATGTAAGTTAATATCTTTCATGTTTTGCACTGTTTAAAACAGAAAATGCCTAAAAATAAAATGAACACATTATTATTCTGGGTAAAATTGAACCAACGAGATTTTTTATTCAGGATTTATTATGTGTTTTGCATGATGAATTTTTAGACATCAAAAATAATGATATTTTCTTTTATGTTGATGTTTAAATTAAGAATGAAATGACTCTAATTTTAATTCGGACCAACGTTGTTTTATTATTATGAGTCATCCCCTATGATATTTTAAATCCATGTTTTTTCTGCCCAACGGTGTTTTGACATGGAGTTGAAATTAAATACTTGGCATGTTTGTTTATTTACCAACGTAAATTTATAATCATGCAAGTTTACTTATGAACTTTTATGATGATTTCAGCTTCCGCTCCATTCCGGTCCGACACGATCGAACCACTTACGGGGAGTAACTTCCCTCGTTGGAAGTCCCAAGTCGAATTATGTTTGGGTTGTAATGAATTTGACTATGCCTTGAGGGAAGAAAAACCTGTGGCACCTGTGGCAGGTGTCACAGGGTATGCAGAACTCAAGAAGGAGTATGATGTTAAGATGGAAAAGTGGAATAAGTCCAACCATATTGCGCTTCTCATCATGAAAGCGACAATATCGCCGGACATTTCTGAAGCACTCCCTAAGAAAGATACTGCTAAAGATTTCCTCACTGAAATGGAGGAGCAATTTAAAGGCTCCGACAAAGTGTATGCTCATGAGCTTTTTGCTAAACTTCTTCAGAAATACACTATTGACGGAAATGTTAGGCAGCACATATTGAGGGTGGTAAATGCTTTCACCAAGCTTAAGGCTTTGGAGTGTTCTTTAAGTGAAGCCCTTCTTGTCATAATTATTCTTGAGTCTCTTCCTGAAGAGTTTGAACAATTTAAGGTCAACTATAACTCTCTAAAGGAAAAATGGCCACTCTCTGAGATGACCGCAAGGATCGTCCAGGAGGAAGAAAGGATCATGAGGCAGAAGAAAGACCATGTCTTTCATGTTGGCTCTAACAAGAGAAAGCATGACGGACAAGGTTTCCCTAAGCCTCAGAAAAGGCAAGTCAAGAAAGAAGGCACTAAGCCATTCAACCCTAAGGCATTCAAGGGTAAAGAAGCCGGTGGTTCTTCTTCTGCTCCTAGCAGCTCCACTGCTGGAGAAAATGCTTGTAACTTCTGCAAAGAAGAGGGACACTATCAAAGGGACTGCCCAGGCTTTCTAAAATGGATGAACAAAAGAGGTATTGATGAAATTACTTTTGTAGATGAATCACTTTATGTTGATTTTTCAATAAAGTCATGGTGGATTGATTCAGGGGCAACCACTCACGTTGCTAACTCTATGCAGGGATTCGATACGATCCAAACCAtaagaggaggaacaagaaaactTAAGGTTGCGAACGGAGTTGAGGCCGATGTTGAAGCTGTGGGATCTCTCACGTTGGAGCTACACACTGGCCACACTCTTAGATTGAATAATGTTATTTATGTGCCTACCTTAAGTAGGAATTTGATTTCAGTTTCTCGTTTAGATGATGATATGTATGAGTGCCATTTTGGCAAGAAACAATTTGCTTTGATCAAATGTAATAAGAATGTAGGCATCGGTGTTAGACGAGGCCAACTATACATGTTATCTCTTCATAATGATTCAGTTATGCATGTGAGTGATGAAATTAATGTTGAGAAGAAATGGAAAGGAGTAAGTAATTCTTCGAAATTGTGGCATTGTCGTTtgggccacatttcgagggggagaatggaACGCTTAGTTAAAAATGAAATACTCCTCCCATTAGACTTCTCAGATGCAGACAAATGTGTCGACTGCATTAAAGGAAAATTTGCAAAAACAATTAAGAAAGGAGCAGTTAGAGCCACAAGGGTTTTAGAATTAATTCACACCGACATATGTGGACCCCTTAATGTTAAGTCTGTAGATGGTTTTGATTCGTTCATTACATTCACAGATGACTTTTCCCGCTATGGGTATATTTATCCCATACGTGACCGATCGGAAGCTTTGGAGAAATTCAAAGTCTATAAAGCGGAGGTTGAAAATCAACTGAACGCAAAAATCAAAGTTGTACGGTCTGATCGCGGGGGAGAGTATTATGGTAGGCATGCTC from Triticum aestivum cultivar Chinese Spring chromosome 3B, IWGSC CS RefSeq v2.1, whole genome shotgun sequence includes these protein-coding regions:
- the LOC123067167 gene encoding cytochrome P450 89A9 translates to MELLVLLAVFVLGLSVLIRRSSRRAPAPPAPVVLHKISDPAVAHRLLVDDADAFSNRPVLPFFVELAKRRGGQRNENISTVPHGPHWRALRCNITAETLHPSRLGLGHIAPLQREAIQDLVAALQSTGAGAGLRDNLRAAVFRVIARLCFGDGVDECHVRAVCSQVHGLQVAIGEVNPFSGPSMLAKLAEWRYQRQLLAFHARITELCLPLIAARRRRPHDDDLCRPYVDTLIQLRVPDDKHGGRRALSDDEIVDLVLEFLGAGSGSLVVCLEWTLAHLVVQPEVQKKLRHEVDGEAADRSQLIRGMPYLHAVILESLRMHPPAPVALRHVQADAAAAATLVGGGTTSAVTVLFLLGDMGRDRKAWKDPDEFLPERFLAGGDAEGVGPLPGRKETSIIVSIPWYAAFGKPSSGFIHSRPDLQPRRAPE
- the LOC123064402 gene encoding uncharacterized protein: MSTPVTSSAPFRSDTIEPLTGSNFPRWKSQVELCLGCNEFDYALREEKPVAPVAGVTGYAELKKEYDVKMEKWNKSNHIALLIMKATISPDISEALPKKDTAKDFLTEMEEQFKGSDKVYAHELFAKLLQKYTIDGNVRQHILRVVNAFTKLKALECSLSEALLVIIILESLPEEFEQFKVNYNSLKEKWPLSEMTARIVQEEERIMRQKKDHVFHVGSNKRKHDGQGFPKPQKRQVKKEGTKPFNPKAFKGKEAGGSSSAPSSSTAGENACNFCKEEGHYQRDCPGFLKWMNKRGIRYDPNHKRRNKKT